A section of the Pedobacter sp. HDW13 genome encodes:
- a CDS encoding RagB/SusD family nutrient uptake outer membrane protein, which produces MKINNILFRKYMAKAGMAKLTLAVLVIVLSVSSCKKYLDIVPDNVATIDNAFTLRNEAEKYLFTCYSFLPKDGDPLLNAGFMAGDEIWTSLDEREFISYGWRAARGGQGAENPYLDAWNGRYQGGGNVYNYNDNPGGDYGLFKAIRNCNIFLENVQDQSKIPDLSLNERQRWIAEVKFLKAYYNFYLLRMYGPIPIIDTNLGISASEEEVRVKRMPFDECVNYVSGLLDEAIPGLPQIITDKSTELGRITKPIALAIKAKLLLTAASPLFNGNTDYSNFRDKDGVMLFNTAYDANKWKKAADAAKAAIDGAEAAGFKLYQFPGTTFKLSDTTLRQLTIKGAVTERFNANLEHVWANPNSRTFNMQRAAMPRLALTVVVGSARQQLAPPLKIAEMFYSKNGVPINEDKTLDFTNKYTLRTAVKSERFYVKEGYTTARINFDREPRFYADLGFDGGIWYKYDSPTNSDEGTFVLEGKSNQVAGANNFGWYNETGYFIKKLVDWNMINGTNGASYRDYPWPQVRMADLYLMYAEALNETLAAPSVDVYEYINRIRTRAGLPTVQNAWTNFSNNPGKYTTKDGMREIIQQERLIEMAFEGSRYWDIKRWKRAAEMFNQSITGWSVYQPTASEYYRVRTIFNQNFVAPRDYLWPLRTYDLTVNPKLVQNPGW; this is translated from the coding sequence ATGAAAATCAATAATATTTTATTTCGAAAATACATGGCAAAGGCAGGTATGGCCAAACTAACACTGGCTGTACTGGTCATCGTTTTATCGGTGAGCTCTTGCAAAAAATACCTCGATATCGTTCCCGATAATGTGGCTACGATCGATAATGCCTTCACTTTAAGGAACGAAGCCGAAAAATATCTGTTTACCTGTTATTCTTTCTTACCCAAAGATGGAGATCCCTTATTAAATGCTGGTTTTATGGCTGGTGATGAAATCTGGACTTCGCTGGATGAGAGGGAATTTATTTCTTATGGCTGGAGAGCGGCCAGGGGCGGGCAGGGAGCCGAAAATCCATATTTAGATGCATGGAATGGCCGCTATCAGGGCGGTGGTAACGTTTACAACTACAATGATAACCCTGGTGGAGATTATGGTTTGTTCAAAGCCATCAGAAACTGTAATATCTTTTTGGAAAATGTACAGGATCAGAGTAAAATTCCGGATCTGAGTTTAAACGAACGCCAACGTTGGATTGCTGAGGTGAAATTTTTAAAAGCGTATTATAATTTCTACCTGTTACGGATGTACGGCCCGATTCCGATTATCGATACAAACTTAGGCATTAGCGCCAGCGAAGAAGAAGTACGGGTTAAACGTATGCCTTTTGATGAGTGTGTAAATTACGTATCGGGCTTACTGGATGAGGCTATTCCGGGCTTGCCGCAGATTATTACCGATAAAAGCACCGAACTGGGGCGTATTACCAAACCCATTGCATTGGCCATTAAAGCCAAACTTTTATTAACAGCAGCAAGTCCTTTGTTTAACGGAAATACCGACTATAGTAACTTCAGAGATAAAGACGGAGTAATGCTGTTCAATACCGCATACGATGCCAATAAATGGAAAAAGGCTGCTGATGCTGCCAAAGCGGCTATTGATGGTGCTGAAGCTGCTGGCTTTAAGCTATACCAGTTTCCAGGTACTACTTTCAAATTATCTGATACTACACTTAGACAACTTACCATTAAAGGTGCGGTAACAGAGCGTTTCAATGCCAACCTGGAGCATGTTTGGGCAAACCCAAACAGCAGAACTTTTAATATGCAACGGGCAGCAATGCCGCGTTTGGCTTTAACGGTTGTGGTAGGTAGCGCAAGGCAGCAACTGGCCCCGCCGTTAAAAATTGCTGAAATGTTTTACAGCAAAAACGGAGTGCCCATTAACGAAGATAAGACCCTCGATTTTACCAATAAATACACGCTGCGTACAGCAGTTAAAAGCGAACGTTTTTATGTAAAAGAAGGTTATACCACTGCAAGGATCAATTTCGACAGAGAGCCAAGGTTTTATGCCGATTTAGGTTTTGATGGCGGAATCTGGTATAAATACGATAGCCCGACCAATTCCGATGAAGGCACCTTCGTACTGGAAGGTAAATCGAACCAGGTAGCCGGCGCAAACAACTTCGGCTGGTACAACGAAACAGGTTATTTTATCAAAAAACTGGTCGATTGGAATATGATTAACGGTACAAATGGTGCCAGTTACCGCGATTATCCATGGCCGCAGGTAAGAATGGCCGATCTTTATTTAATGTATGCCGAGGCTTTAAACGAAACCCTTGCTGCGCCATCGGTTGATGTTTACGAATACATTAACCGCATCAGAACAAGGGCAGGTTTACCGACCGTACAAAACGCATGGACCAATTTTTCAAACAATCCAGGTAAGTACACCACCAAAGATGGTATGCGCGAAATTATCCAGCAGGAAAGACTGATTGAAATGGCATTTGAAGGAAGTCGCTACTGGGATATTAAACGCTGGAAACGTGCAGCAGAAATGTTTAATCAATCCATTACAGGCTGGAGTGTTTATCAACCAACCGCTTCAGAATATTACCGTGTGAGAACCATTTTTAACCAGAATTTTGTGGCCCCGCGCGATTACTTATGGCCATTAAGAACTTATGATTTAACTGTAAACCCTAAGCTGGTTCAAAACCCAGGTTGGTAG
- a CDS encoding DUF5000 domain-containing lipoprotein, whose protein sequence is MKRINRNLLLFLLSLTVAFSSCKQDVLGPLENNTTPPGKVANVSVTNGPGNASITFSLPADKDLLYVKAVYYLANGQEMEVKTSYYGNTLLVEGFGDTNEHEVKIYAVNRSETASEPTIVKVKPLENPIWGVYRSLKAVADFGGLNFKGSNPSKADLAIEVLVLSKGKYVPTSKNIYTAAIDIDQSVRGLDTLSQKFAITIRDRWLNYSDTLFTTLKPLYETALPKSGYKEVILPTDTPQEYGGTGVAKMWDGNIIDWPSVCLTKPSVLTPQWVTFDLGKVATMSRIVVWNYPEYLNAGRTYYYGGNLKDFEIWGTDNPPADGSFNNWVMLGKYSSTKPSKSAYGVQTSEDYAFANAGISYNFAVGLKKVRYIRIKSINNWQGNTFMSVSEVQLYGDPR, encoded by the coding sequence ATGAAAAGAATAAATAGAAACCTGTTGTTATTCCTGTTGAGTTTAACAGTAGCCTTTTCGAGCTGTAAGCAGGATGTATTAGGACCGTTAGAAAATAACACCACCCCTCCGGGTAAGGTAGCCAATGTTTCGGTTACCAATGGTCCGGGTAATGCCAGTATTACTTTCAGCTTACCTGCCGATAAAGATTTGTTGTATGTTAAAGCGGTTTATTACCTGGCAAACGGGCAAGAAATGGAAGTAAAAACTTCTTATTATGGCAACACTTTATTAGTAGAAGGCTTTGGCGACACTAATGAACATGAAGTGAAAATTTACGCGGTAAACAGAAGTGAAACGGCTTCTGAACCGACTATTGTTAAGGTTAAACCCCTCGAAAATCCTATTTGGGGTGTTTACCGAAGCCTTAAGGCAGTAGCCGATTTTGGTGGTTTAAACTTTAAAGGAAGTAATCCATCCAAGGCTGATCTGGCAATTGAGGTTTTGGTTTTATCGAAGGGCAAATATGTGCCAACATCGAAAAATATTTATACCGCGGCTATAGATATCGATCAATCGGTAAGAGGACTAGATACCCTGAGCCAGAAATTTGCCATTACCATACGCGATAGATGGTTAAATTATAGCGATACCCTTTTTACTACCTTGAAACCGCTTTACGAAACAGCGCTTCCCAAATCAGGTTACAAAGAAGTTATTCTGCCAACCGATACCCCTCAGGAATATGGTGGTACTGGTGTAGCTAAAATGTGGGATGGTAACATTATCGACTGGCCAAGTGTATGCTTAACCAAGCCATCGGTACTTACCCCGCAATGGGTAACTTTCGATTTAGGTAAAGTGGCAACAATGAGCCGTATTGTGGTTTGGAATTATCCCGAATACTTAAATGCTGGTCGTACCTATTATTATGGCGGTAATTTAAAAGACTTCGAAATCTGGGGAACCGATAATCCACCGGCAGATGGCAGCTTTAACAACTGGGTAATGTTAGGTAAATACAGCTCTACAAAACCTTCTAAAAGTGCTTATGGCGTGCAAACCAGCGAAGATTATGCTTTTGCAAATGCTGGTATCAGCTACAATTTTGCTGTGGGCCTGAAAAAGGTGAGGTACATCCGCATTAAATCCATCAACAATTGGCAGGGTAATACATTCATGAGCGTATCAGAAGTACAGCTTTATGGCGATCCGAGATAA
- a CDS encoding DUF4998 domain-containing protein, producing MNNQKTYIRTLKLAFMFAWAGTFMACTKSDDYKKFTEKGEISYTGKLDSVKIMSGSNRVYIRGLFLSDPKVTQCKIFWNNRADSVVIPVKKKYATDTLKYFVENVQEGVQNFQIYTYDAAGNKSIPVYKTGRSYGARYQSSLFNRPIESAFTNASGATTITWQGMDRLTGVFATEVEYTSLTNVIKKIRTKIDETTTAIPDIKPGTGLRYRTLFLPDTVSIDTFSTAFQTQRVGADITATYFKNKGNPFIAAASGGRWRNIADWTVTDNIRNHGGLGGWCSDQGGCLAMEMGWDGTAQITNGKIYQTFTLPAGSYSFEITMAKNEAKDPVYIVAAAGNTLPDVANVSTSLGYTNFANNKFQFTLTQSTTVSIGFLATMLTASGNQFWIVKEVTLKSL from the coding sequence ATGAATAATCAAAAAACATATATCAGAACCCTAAAACTAGCTTTTATGTTCGCATGGGCAGGTACTTTTATGGCCTGTACCAAATCTGATGATTACAAAAAGTTTACCGAAAAAGGTGAGATTTCTTATACCGGAAAGCTAGATTCGGTAAAAATAATGTCGGGTAGCAACAGGGTGTACATCAGGGGCTTGTTTCTTTCCGACCCGAAAGTAACCCAATGCAAAATATTCTGGAACAACAGGGCCGATTCGGTAGTGATACCTGTAAAGAAAAAATATGCTACCGATACCTTAAAATATTTTGTAGAAAACGTACAGGAAGGCGTGCAGAACTTTCAGATTTATACTTACGATGCAGCCGGAAATAAATCTATTCCGGTATATAAAACCGGAAGATCATATGGCGCAAGGTACCAGTCGTCGTTGTTTAACAGGCCTATTGAATCGGCATTTACCAACGCCAGTGGCGCAACTACCATTACCTGGCAAGGTATGGATAGGTTAACCGGAGTATTTGCCACAGAAGTAGAGTACACCAGTTTAACCAATGTAATTAAAAAAATCAGGACCAAAATCGATGAAACCACAACGGCTATACCGGATATTAAACCTGGTACAGGTTTAAGGTACCGTACCCTGTTCTTGCCCGATACCGTTTCTATCGATACCTTTTCTACAGCTTTTCAAACACAGCGTGTAGGAGCTGATATTACGGCAACCTACTTTAAGAACAAGGGGAACCCTTTCATTGCTGCAGCAAGCGGTGGTAGGTGGCGTAATATTGCCGATTGGACTGTTACCGATAACATCCGTAACCATGGCGGTTTAGGTGGTTGGTGCTCTGATCAGGGCGGATGCCTTGCCATGGAAATGGGTTGGGATGGTACTGCACAAATTACCAATGGCAAAATATACCAAACTTTTACGCTTCCGGCAGGTAGCTATAGTTTCGAAATTACCATGGCCAAAAATGAAGCAAAAGATCCGGTTTACATTGTAGCAGCAGCTGGTAATACCCTGCCCGATGTTGCCAATGTGTCCACATCATTAGGCTATACCAACTTCGCCAACAACAAGTTTCAGTTTACCTTAACGCAATCAACAACAGTATCAATTGGCTTTCTTGCCACGATGCTGACAGCATCGGGCAATCAGTTTTGGATTGTAAAAGAAGTTACGCTTAAATCTCTCTAA
- a CDS encoding family 16 glycosylhydrolase, which produces MQKHIQTCLILLLTIVIQSCAVKKVKDVSAKYATEGYKLVWSDEFEKDGAPNPANWTYEKGFVRNEELQWYQAENAFCKDGKLIIEARKEQKPNPLYVAGSKDWRKKSQNIEYTSACIITKDLQSWQYGRFEMKAKIDISAGLWPAFWTLGLKGRWPANGEIDIMEYYRGKLLANIASMGKNDKPKWFSNSKATDSLGGKKWASESHTWRMDWDETAISLFVDDVLMNKTLLRQLENENGTTFHPFKQKHYILFDLALGGMNGGDLNDTRFPNRMEVEYVRVYQK; this is translated from the coding sequence ATGCAAAAACACATTCAAACCTGCCTCATTTTATTATTAACTATTGTTATCCAGTCTTGCGCGGTAAAAAAAGTTAAAGATGTTTCTGCCAAATATGCAACCGAAGGTTATAAATTGGTTTGGAGCGATGAATTTGAAAAAGATGGAGCACCCAATCCAGCCAACTGGACTTACGAAAAAGGTTTTGTACGCAATGAAGAATTACAATGGTACCAGGCCGAAAATGCTTTTTGTAAAGATGGTAAGCTAATTATTGAAGCCCGGAAAGAACAAAAGCCTAATCCTTTATATGTAGCAGGAAGTAAAGACTGGCGCAAAAAGTCTCAAAATATCGAATATACTTCGGCCTGTATCATTACCAAAGATTTGCAAAGCTGGCAATATGGTCGTTTCGAAATGAAAGCTAAAATAGACATTTCAGCAGGCTTGTGGCCAGCATTCTGGACTTTAGGCTTAAAAGGTCGCTGGCCGGCCAATGGCGAAATTGATATAATGGAATATTACAGGGGTAAATTACTCGCAAACATTGCCAGTATGGGTAAAAACGATAAACCCAAATGGTTTAGCAATAGCAAAGCAACCGATTCGCTTGGTGGAAAGAAATGGGCTTCCGAATCTCATACCTGGCGAATGGACTGGGACGAAACAGCTATCAGCCTTTTTGTTGATGATGTTTTAATGAATAAAACCCTACTGAGACAGCTGGAGAATGAAAACGGAACAACGTTCCATCCTTTTAAGCAAAAGCATTATATCCTGTTCGATTTGGCTTTGGGTGGTATGAATGGTGGTGACCTGAATGATACCCGTTTTCCGAACCGGATGGAGGTAGAATATGTAAGGGTTTATCAAAAATAA
- a CDS encoding OmpA family protein, with amino-acid sequence MNITKKLLFTALVASFTLSLYSCKTKKLVAKPAPAPVEKPAPVEEKKPAPAPEKEPEKPAPVEKPNFNLDNIQFEFNSFVLKTSSFSILDKAVSEMKKSPETKFILNGYSSAEGTPEHNMQLSVDRANAVKSYFVNAGLNGTNFTVVGHGEKNPVSNNNSEEGRIINRRTEIKVQN; translated from the coding sequence ATGAACATTACCAAGAAACTTTTATTTACAGCGCTCGTTGCATCATTTACCCTAAGCCTTTACTCGTGCAAAACAAAAAAACTGGTAGCTAAACCTGCTCCGGCACCTGTTGAGAAACCGGCTCCGGTTGAAGAGAAAAAACCAGCTCCGGCACCTGAAAAAGAGCCAGAAAAACCTGCTCCAGTTGAAAAACCTAACTTTAACCTCGACAATATTCAGTTTGAATTTAATTCGTTCGTATTAAAAACATCGTCTTTTTCTATCTTAGATAAAGCTGTTTCAGAAATGAAAAAATCGCCTGAGACAAAGTTTATACTTAACGGTTATTCATCGGCAGAAGGAACGCCGGAACATAATATGCAATTATCTGTTGACCGTGCAAATGCAGTAAAATCTTACTTTGTAAACGCTGGTTTAAACGGAACTAATTTTACGGTTGTTGGCCATGGGGAGAAAAATCCGGTTAGCAACAACAACAGCGAAGAAGGCAGAATTATAAACAGAAGAACTGAAATTAAGGTTCAGAATTAA
- a CDS encoding NUDIX domain-containing protein, producing the protein MIEYSGQQHYLVAVDCIVFGFDGEHLKILLVKRGLEPEINKWSLMGGFVGPDESPDDAANRVLKKMTGLEGVYLEQMQIYGEPKRDPIERTLSVGYFALIDIHKYETQLNDDYEAEWFLINERPRLIFDHNQMVADARKKLRYKASLHPILFEMLPKKFTIPQLHILFEEVNDTKIDTRNFSRKITSTGLLIKLAEKDKTGSKKGAFYFKLDKKKYTANSQAFLNLMPNLKV; encoded by the coding sequence ATGATTGAATATTCAGGACAGCAGCATTACCTTGTTGCTGTTGATTGTATTGTATTTGGCTTTGATGGCGAACACCTTAAAATTTTATTGGTTAAAAGGGGCCTGGAGCCTGAAATAAATAAATGGAGTTTAATGGGTGGCTTTGTTGGGCCAGATGAAAGTCCGGATGATGCGGCCAACCGGGTATTGAAAAAAATGACTGGTTTGGAAGGAGTTTACCTGGAACAGATGCAAATTTACGGTGAGCCGAAGCGCGATCCGATAGAACGCACCTTATCGGTAGGTTATTTTGCACTGATTGATATCCATAAATATGAAACGCAGTTAAATGACGACTATGAAGCAGAGTGGTTTTTGATTAACGAACGTCCTAGGCTGATTTTCGACCATAACCAAATGGTGGCTGATGCACGGAAAAAGCTGCGCTATAAAGCATCGCTCCACCCTATTTTGTTTGAAATGCTGCCCAAAAAGTTTACCATCCCACAACTGCATATTCTTTTTGAAGAAGTTAACGATACTAAAATCGATACCCGGAACTTTAGCCGTAAAATTACTTCAACAGGTTTGCTGATTAAACTGGCCGAAAAAGACAAAACAGGATCGAAAAAAGGGGCATTTTATTTTAAACTGGATAAAAAGAAATATACTGCCAACTCGCAGGCCTTCTTAAACTTAATGCCCAATTTAAAAGTATAA
- a CDS encoding UDP-glucose--hexose-1-phosphate uridylyltransferase — protein MNQTFELDSNPHTRLNILTGEWILVSPHRTKRPWQGKVEDITPDNRPEYDPKCYLCPGNGRADGDSNPEYTESFVFNNDFAALLEDTPQNEMNENDLLVANNQRGLCRVISFSPKHNLTLPEMSVEGITAVVNVWQNEFNSLAENEWIKYIQIFENKGEIMGCSNPHPHGQIWSQSDIPLEIAKETERQKTHYAIHRRSLLGDYLKLELKKNERIIFENDHFVVLVPFWAVWPYETMIISKRHVNSIKLFTESEKKSLAEGIKVLTTKYDNLFETSFPYSAGMHQAPVNNGYYPEWHWHMHFYPPLLRSATVKKFMVGYEMLANPQRDITAEFAASRLRGMSTEHYKNIKKD, from the coding sequence ATGAACCAGACATTCGAACTCGACAGTAATCCGCATACCCGCTTAAATATATTAACGGGCGAATGGATTTTAGTTTCGCCTCACCGTACCAAAAGACCCTGGCAAGGTAAGGTTGAAGATATTACACCTGATAACCGCCCCGAATACGATCCAAAATGCTATTTATGCCCGGGCAATGGCAGGGCAGATGGCGATAGCAATCCCGAGTATACCGAAAGCTTTGTTTTTAATAACGATTTTGCGGCATTGCTTGAAGATACACCTCAAAACGAGATGAACGAGAACGATTTACTCGTAGCCAATAACCAGAGAGGGCTTTGCAGGGTAATCAGTTTCAGCCCAAAACATAACCTTACCTTACCCGAAATGAGTGTTGAGGGCATAACGGCTGTAGTAAATGTTTGGCAAAATGAATTTAATAGCCTGGCCGAAAATGAATGGATCAAATACATCCAGATTTTCGAAAATAAAGGGGAAATAATGGGTTGCAGTAATCCACATCCACACGGACAGATTTGGTCGCAAAGCGATATTCCGCTCGAAATTGCCAAAGAGACCGAACGCCAGAAAACACATTATGCTATCCACAGGAGAAGTTTACTGGGCGATTATTTAAAACTGGAGCTGAAAAAGAATGAGCGTATCATTTTTGAAAATGATCATTTCGTTGTGCTGGTTCCGTTTTGGGCAGTTTGGCCTTACGAAACCATGATTATCAGTAAGCGTCATGTTAACAGCATCAAGTTATTTACGGAGTCAGAAAAGAAATCTCTGGCCGAAGGCATTAAAGTATTAACCACCAAATACGATAACCTGTTCGAAACCTCTTTTCCTTATTCAGCAGGGATGCACCAGGCACCTGTAAATAACGGGTATTATCCCGAATGGCACTGGCACATGCACTTTTATCCGCCATTGTTGCGCTCGGCAACAGTTAAGAAGTTTATGGTTGGTTACGAAATGCTGGCCAATCCGCAACGCGATATTACTGCCGAGTTTGCAGCAAGCAGGTTAAGAGGAATGTCGACCGAACACTATAAAAATATTAAGAAAGATTAA
- a CDS encoding galactokinase — translation MNAQHLKSTFKKLFNTEPILVRSPGRINIIGEHTDYNEGFVMPAAINKAIYVAISKRDDHEIHLFSESYQEFDISSVNDLKQSENSWANYILGVADQLKERGYKLGGFNFYIDGDVPLGAGLSSSAAVECATGFALDQLFSLSVPKMDLALIAQKAEQTFAGVNCGIMDQFASVFGKKDHAMMLDCRSMKHIYIPLKLDGYKLLLLNTNVKHALSDSAYNKRRQQCEQGVSWVKEHYPNVNSLRDVNLAMLEEFVKPKDAEVYAKCGYVVEEIGRLLNAAEQLENGNLKSLGKLMFETHEGLSAAYEVSCKELDFLVDTVKPLDYVLGARMMGGGFGGCTINIVKEENIPALIEELSTKYQMQFGLKLDAYTVQTDNGTSLFS, via the coding sequence ATGAACGCACAACATTTAAAAAGTACCTTTAAAAAGCTTTTCAATACCGAGCCTATTTTGGTTCGTTCGCCCGGAAGGATTAATATTATTGGCGAGCATACCGATTATAACGAAGGTTTTGTGATGCCTGCGGCCATTAATAAGGCTATTTATGTGGCCATATCGAAAAGAGATGATCACGAAATCCACTTGTTTTCAGAAAGCTATCAGGAATTTGATATTTCATCTGTTAACGATTTAAAGCAATCAGAAAATAGCTGGGCCAATTACATACTGGGTGTGGCCGATCAGTTAAAAGAGCGCGGTTACAAACTGGGCGGATTTAACTTTTACATTGATGGCGATGTGCCTTTGGGTGCCGGTTTATCTTCTTCTGCTGCGGTTGAGTGTGCCACAGGATTTGCCTTAGATCAGCTTTTCTCACTATCAGTACCTAAGATGGATCTTGCCCTGATTGCTCAAAAAGCCGAACAAACTTTTGCTGGCGTTAATTGTGGTATTATGGATCAGTTTGCATCGGTGTTTGGTAAAAAAGACCATGCTATGATGCTCGATTGCCGGTCGATGAAGCACATTTACATTCCTTTAAAACTGGATGGGTATAAACTTTTACTCTTAAATACGAATGTAAAACATGCCCTTTCTGATTCTGCTTACAACAAAAGAAGACAACAGTGCGAGCAGGGTGTAAGTTGGGTAAAGGAACACTATCCTAATGTTAACAGCTTGCGTGATGTAAATTTAGCTATGCTGGAGGAATTTGTGAAGCCAAAAGATGCCGAGGTTTACGCTAAATGCGGCTACGTAGTAGAAGAAATTGGTCGCCTGTTAAATGCAGCTGAGCAATTGGAAAACGGCAATTTAAAAAGTTTGGGTAAACTGATGTTCGAAACGCACGAAGGTTTGAGCGCAGCTTATGAAGTAAGTTGTAAAGAACTCGATTTCCTGGTTGATACGGTTAAACCATTAGATTACGTTTTAGGCGCAAGGATGATGGGCGGTGGTTTTGGTGGTTGCACCATCAATATTGTGAAAGAAGAAAATATCCCTGCCCTGATTGAGGAACTCTCTACTAAATATCAGATGCAGTTTGGACTTAAACTGGATGCTTATACCGTGCAA